One Tachypleus tridentatus isolate NWPU-2018 chromosome 3, ASM421037v1, whole genome shotgun sequence DNA window includes the following coding sequences:
- the LOC143247260 gene encoding uncharacterized protein LOC143247260, protein MEAKISEGLLGSPVTRNFSQVNNINTNAALLGLGLGVGLLSCLVIIFVIRRVHQQKHLAMKYRFSSRDSLDPTEYMKMLALIDVKKRMLKIFEKHRVPCNDLGYIDEVFVDIRELANEKQQIESSQDHR, encoded by the exons ATGGAGGCAAAAATTTCTGAAGGTTTACTAGGTTCACCAGTAACACGTAATTTCAGCCAAGTTAACAACATTAATACAAATGCAGCGTTGTTGGGTTTAGGGTTAGGTGTAGGCCTCTTGTCATGTTTGGTGATCATCTTTGTAATCAGGCGAGTTCATCAACAGAAACATCTAG CGATGAAGTATCGATTTTCCTCTCGAGACAGCCTAGATCCTACTGAATATATGAAAATGCTGGCCTTGATTGATGTGAAGAAAAGAATGTTGAAGATTTTTGAAAAACATCGTGTTCCGTGTAACGACCTAGGCTACATAGATGAAGTGTTTGTGGACATTAGAGAACTGGCTAATGAGAAACAACAAATAGAATCTAGCCAAGACCACAGATAA